A genomic stretch from Onychostoma macrolepis isolate SWU-2019 chromosome 02, ASM1243209v1, whole genome shotgun sequence includes:
- the ccnl1b gene encoding cyclin-L1 isoform X1: MSLGVLSPHINTPQNNQGILIGDKVYSEVFLAIDRSIIPEERLSTTPSMLDGLDHKTETDLRILGCELIQSAGILLRLPQVAMATGQVLFQRFFYSKSFIKHSFEIVAMTCVNLASKIEESPRRVRDVINVFHHLKQGKGKKSTPLVLDQNYINTKNQVIKAERRVLKELGFCVHVKHPHKIIVMYLQVLECEKNQMLVQTAWNYMNDALRTNVFVRFEPETIACACIYLAARVLQIPLPSKPYWYLVFGATKEDIREICISTMKLYSREKPNSDQLEKQVDKRKVALEEARLKAKGQNPNGTPALAAIGGFSPASKPSSPREVKVEEKSPNSKLAKESENRQLFPKSPLNGSMKKEDSKVFQNGKNHSRSRSRSCSPSRSPHRHRRSHSGTYSSQSSHSPSPRQHKGRRASPVTQLRTERDRQSESSRHSNKRRRSRSRSCSNSRERARDRDYVKHKHDRDHHWDHRERDRDRSHDHGRSKHQSRSHSGHSHSRHRR, translated from the exons ATGTCTCTGGGTGTTTTATCTCCTCATATAAACACTCCACAAAACAACCAAGGCATACTTATCGGCGATAAAGTGTATTCGGAGGTGTTTCTGGCTATCGATCGTTCGATAATACCCGAGGAGAGGCTCTCTACGACCCCGTCCATGCTTGATGGCCTCGACCATAAGACTGAGACAGACCTGCGGATTCTGGGCTGCGAACTCATCCAGTCCGCCGGGATTCTTCTGCGTCTGCCACAG GTGGCGATGGCGACCGGACAAGTCCTTTTTCAACGATTCTTTTACTCGAAGTCCTTCATCAAGCACAGCTTTGAG ATTGTTGCCATGACCTGCGTCAACTTGGCATCAAAGATAGAGGAATCGCCGAGAAGAGTGAGGGATGTGATCAATGTTTTCCATCACCTGAAACAAGGAAAGGGCAAAAA GAGCACCCCTCTTGTCCTTGATCAAAACTACATTAACACCAAGAACCAAGTGATCAAAGCGGAGCGCCGTGTCCTTAAGGAGCTGGGCTTCTGTGTTCACGTCAAACATCCACACAAG ATTATAGTCATGTACCTACAAGTTCTTGAATGTGAGAAGAATCAGATGCTGGTTCAAACGGCATG GAATTATATGAACGATGCCCTCAGAACCAATGTGTTTGTGCGGTTTGAACCTGAGACCATTGCGTGTGCCTGTATTTACCTCGCTGCTCGAGTACTACAG ATTCCTCTTCCTTCCAAGCCGTACTGGTATCTTGTGTTCGGTGCGACTAAGGAAGACATCAGAGAAATATGTATCAGCACGATGAAGCTTTATTCTAGAGAAAAg CCTAACAGTGACCAGCTTGAAAAACAGGTGGATAAGAGGAAGGTGGCCCTAGAGGAGGCAAGATTAAAAGCCAAAGGACAGAATCCCAATGGCACGCCAGCTCTCGCTGCCATTGGTGGATTTTCCCCAGCATCAAAACCCT CTTCTCCAAGAGAAGTGAAGGTTGAAGAAAAATCGCCGAACTCTAAACTAGCGAAGGAGTCTGAGAACAGACAGTTGTTTCCAAAAAGCCCCTTAAATGG CAGCATGAAAAAGGAGGACAGCAAAGTGTTTCAGAATGGGAAGAACCACAGCCGGTCTCGCTCACGATCTTGCTCGCCATCTCGTTCTCCACACAGACA TCGGAGGAGCCACTCAGGAACGTACAGCTCTCAGAGCAGCCACAGCCCATCGCCACGGCAACACAAAGGTCGCAGAGCTTCACCAGTCACGCAGCTCAGGACGGAGcgagacagacagagcgagTCTAGTCGGCACAGCAACAAAAGGAGGCGATCACGGAGCCGATCTTGCAGCAATTCCCGCGAACGAGCACGTGACCGTGACTATGTGAAACACAAGCATGATCGCGATCACCACTGGGACCATCGCGAACGAGACCGTGACAGATCACATGATCACGGACGAAGCAAACACCAGAGCAGGTCACATTCTGGACACAGCCACAGCAGACACAGGAGATGA
- the klhl6 gene encoding kelch-like protein 6 isoform X2, translating to MADTLENNSECPPSAKSEASAGGLSMLESSMQENRQDGQVVFEDSVFAGYLQDGLHSLRLEDSLTDVSLHVQGQSFQCHRVVLAAASHYFRAMFCNDLREKHEENVNIKGIDADTMGILLEYTYTSKVIITKDNVQRMLEAASLFQFPRIVEACASYLAEALHPENCVGVLHLADVHSLESLKAQVYTYIIQKFSQVVDHDEILELPADVLVSLLQHDDLGVTEEEQVFDVVMRWLRAGQDERIAQLPRVLTHVRLPLLDPWYFVERVEGDPLIRQCAEVFPLLQEARVYHLSGKEVISERTKPRVREFQSEVFMIIGGCTKDEKFVSEVTCLDPLRRSRLEVAKLPNTDMESENENKKWVEFACVTFRNEVYISGGKETLHDVWKYNASLNKWIQIEYLNTGRWRHKMAVVGGKVYVLGGFDGTQRLNSVEAYDPFHNCWTETAPLMLSVSSFSAASYDKYIFVIGGGPNGKLATNNMQCFDSLSNKWSLKCSMPTEAKCTNAVTFKDAIFVVGGAMKALYSYSPLEDSWTLIIQLGCERASCGIAACNNKLFITGGRDDKNEVIATVLCWNPETKKLTEECVLPRGVSHHGSVTLRKSYTHIRRITPATVTG from the exons ATGGCTGACACTTTAGAGAATAACTCTGAGTGCCCTCCATCTGCCAAGAGTGAAGCTTCAGCAGGCGGTCTGAGCATGCTGGAGAGCTCGATGCAGGAGAACCGACAAGATGGGCAGGTTGTGTTCGAAGACTCTGTGTTTGCTGGTTATTTGCAGGATGGACTGCACAGTCTCCGGCTGGAGGACAGCTTAACCGACGTCAGCCTCCACGTACAGGGTCAGAGCTTCCAGTGCCATCGAGTGGTCCTTGCTGCTGCCAGTCATTACTTCAG agCAATGTTTTGTAATGACTTGAGAGAAAAGCATGAAGAAAACGTAAATATTAAAGGCATTGATGCTGACACAATGGGAATCCTGTTAGAATACACTTACACCAGCAAAGTCATCATAACCAAGGACAATGTTCAGAGAATGCTTGAGGCAGCCAGTCTATTTCAG TTTCCGCGTATAGTGGAAGCCTGTGCCAGTTACTTAGCAGAAGCCCTTCACCCGGAAAACTGTGTGGGAGTCCTGCATCTAGCTGATGTGCATTCGCTGGAGTCTTTGAAAGCCCAAGTCTACACCTACATTATCCAAAAGTTCTCTCAAGTGGTGGACCATGATGAGATCCTTGAGCTTCCTGCAGATGTGTTGGTCAGTCTGCTCCAGCATGATGACTTGGGGGTAACAGAAGAGGAGCAGGTGTTTGATGTGGTTATGCGTTGGCTGAGGGCCGGACAGGATGAAAGAATAGCTCAGCTGCCCCGTGTCCTCACACATGTGAGGCTGCCCTTGTTGGACCCATGGTACTTTGTAGAAAGGGTGGAAGGAGACCCTCTGATCCGCCAGTGTGCCGAGGTGTTCCCACTGCTGCAGGAGGCCCGGGTTTATCACCTCTCAGGCAAAGAG GTGATCTCAGAGCGCACCAAACCTAGAGTGCGGGAGTTCCAGTCTGAGGTGTTTATGATCATTGGAGGATGTACAAAGGACGAGAAGTTTGTATCTGAGGTGACCTGCCTGGACCCACTACGCAGGAGTCGCTTAGAGGTCGCAAAACTCCCGAACACAGACATGGAATCTGAGAATGAAAATAAGAAGTGGGTGGAGTTTGCGTGTGTCACTTTCAGAAATGAAGTCTACATATCAG gtGGCAAAGAAACTTTGCATGATGTGTGGAAGTATAATGCATCACTAAACAAATGGATCCAGATTGAGTATCTCAACACGGGCCGCTGGAGACACAAGATGGCAGTTGTTGGAGGAAAAGTGTATGTTTTGGGTGGCTTTGATGGAACCCAGAGATTGAACAGCGTTGAAGCCTACGATCCATTTCACAACTGCTGGACAGAG ACAGCACCGCTCATGCTGAGCGTGAGCTCCTTCTCTGCTGCCAGCTATGACAAATACATCTTTGTGATAGGTGGAGGCCCCAATGGCAAGCTAGCCACAAACAACATGCAATGCTTTGATTCCCTATCAAACAAATGGAGTTTAAAATGCTCGATGCCAACTGAGGCCAAATGCACAAACGCAGTGACCTTTAAGGATGCCATTTTTGTTGTTG GCGGCGCGATGAAGGCCTTGTATTCCTACAGTCCTCTGGAAGACTCCTGGACGCTAATAATCCAGCTGGGTTGTGAGAGGGCCAGCTGTGGCATTGCTGCCTGCAATAACAAGCTCTTCATTACTGGTGGCCGCGATGACAAGAACGAAGTGATTGCTACCGTTCTCTGCTGGAACCCGGAGACAAAAAAGTTGACTGAGGAGTGTGTGCTTCCACGTGGAGTATCTCACCATGGCAGTGTGACTCTCAGGAAGTCCTACACACATATACGCAGGATAACGCCTGCAACAGTCACCGGATGA
- the pak2a gene encoding LOW QUALITY PROTEIN: serine/threonine-protein kinase PAK 2a (The sequence of the model RefSeq protein was modified relative to this genomic sequence to represent the inferred CDS: inserted 1 base in 1 codon): MSDNGELEDKPPAPPVRMSSNFGIKDSMSTNPSSKPLPSVPEEKRDKPRNKIISIFSAEKGRKKDKDKERPEISNPSDFEHTIHVGFDSVTGEFTGMPEQWARLLQTSNITKSEQKKNPQAVLDVLKFYDSTGNSRQKYLSFTDKDAPPAKKGSEQSPAKDPDDDDDDEAPXPVVAPRPQHTISVYTRSVIDPIPAPAAIADTDGCKAADKQKKGKGKMTDEEIMEKLRTIVSIGDPKKKYTRYEKIGQGASGTVYTAIDVATGQEVAIKQINLQKQPKKELIINEILVMKELKNPNIVNFVDSFLVGDELFVVMEYLAGGSLTDVVTETCMDEAQIAAVCRECLQALEFLHSNQVIHRDIKSDNVLLGMDGSVKLTDFGFCAQITPEQSKRSTMVGTPYWMAPEVVTRKAYGPKVDIWSLGIMAIEMVEGEPPYLNENPLRALYLIATNGTPELQNPEKLSPIFRDFLNRCLEMDVEKRGGGKELLQHPFLKLAKPLSSLTPLILAAKEAMKSNR; this comes from the exons ATGTCTGACAACGGAGAGCTGGAGGACAAACCCCCTGCCCCCCCAGTCAGAATGAGCAGCAACTTTGGCATTAAGGACAGTATGTCAACAAACCCCAGTTCTAAACCCCTGCCCTCTGTCCCAGAGGAGAAGAGGGACAAACCGCGCAACAAGATTATATCCATATTCTCAGCAGAGAAAG gaagaaaaaaagacaaggaTAAGGAGCGCCCAGAGATTTCAAACCCTTCTGACTTTGAGCACACCATACACGTGGGCTTCGATTCTGTCACGGGGGAGTTCACT GGCATGCCAGAGCAGTGGGCTCGGCTGCTGCAGACCTCCAACATCACGAAATCTGAGCAGAAGAAAAACCCTCAGGCTGTGCTGGATGTGCTCAAATTCTACGACTCCACAGGCAACAGCAGGCAGAAATACCTCAGCTTTACAG ATAAAGATGCACCACCAGCAAAAAAAGGCTCAGAGCAATCACCAGCCAAGGATCctgatgatgatgacgatgatgaaGCCC CCCCTGTTGTAGCACCACGTCCACAGCATACCATATCT GTATACACTCGTTCTGTCATCGATCCCATTCCGGCACCTGCTGCCATTGCGGACACAGATGGTTGCAAAGCTGCAGATAAACAGAAGAAGGGCAAGGGCAAGATGACAGATGAGGAGATTATGGAGAAACTTA GAACTATTGTCAGTATTGGAGACCCCAAGAAAAAATACACAAGATACGAAAAAATTGGACAAGG TGCGTCTGGTACGGTGTATACAGCTATTGACGTTGCTACTGGCCAAGAG GTTGCTATCAAGCAGATTAACCTACAGAAGCAGCCCAAGAAGGAGCTGATCATCAATGAGATCCTGGTAATGAAGGAGCTGAAGAACCCAAACATTGTCAACTTTGTAGACAG CTTCTTGGTAGGAGATGAGCTCTTTGTGGTAATGGAGTATCTTGCTGGAGGCTCTCTGACCGATGTGGTTACAGAAACCTGCATGGATGAGGCACAAATCGCTGCTGTCTGCAGAGAG TGTTTACAAGCTCTAGAGTTCCTGCATTCAAACCAGGTCATTCATCGAgacatcaaaagtgacaatgtTCTATTAGGAATGGATGGATCTGTCAAACTAA CTGATTTTGGTTTCTGTGCTCAAATCACGCCTGAGCAAAGTAAGAGAAGCACCATGGTAGGAACACCCTACTGGATGGCCCCTGAAGTGGTCACACGTAAAGCCTACGGGCCCAAAGTGGACATATGGTCTCTGGGTATCATGGCCATTGAGATGGTAGAGGGCGAACCTCCTTATCTCAACGAGAACCCTCTGAGG GCGCTGTACCTCATCGCTACTAATGGCACCCCAGAGCTCCAGAACCCAGAGAAGCTGTCACCCATTTTTAGAGACTTCCTAAACCGCTGCCTCGAGATGGATGTGGAGAAGAGAGGTGGAGGAAAAGAACTCTTGCAG CATCCCTTCCTGAAGCTTGCGAAGCCTCTTTCCAGCCTCACTCCCCTTATACTTGCTGCCAAGGAGGCAATGAAGAGTAACCGCTAG
- the ing5b gene encoding inhibitor of growth protein 5b, producing MAKGMYLEHYLDSIEGLPCELQRNFSLMEDLDNRTEEKKAEISDLASDYIAKVKNLESEERVQHLKKIENAYNKCKEYSDDKVQLAMQIYEMVDKHIRRLDADLARFENDLQEKLDSGSLDSSDEKQTRKDKNLKDKRASHGRDKKGSDQDSPKQKKMKNGANVSDSLLTMHPSDVLDMPVDPNEPTYCLCSQVSYGEMIGCDNSDCPIEWFHFACVGLTTKPKGKWYCPRCTQETRKK from the exons ATGGCGAAAGGAATGTACTTAGAGCATTATTTAGACA GCATCGAGGGACTTCCCTGCGAGTTGCAGAGAAACTTCTCATTAATGGAGGATTTAGATAATAGAACTGAAG AGAAAAAAGCAGAGATAAGTGACCTAGCTTCTGATTATATTGCAAAAgttaaaaatctggaatccgagGAGCGTGTCCAGCATTTAAAGAAGATTGAAAATGCCTACAACAAATGCAAAGAGTACAGCGATGACAAAGTTCAGCTTGCAATGCAGATTTATGAAATG GTGGATAAACACATTCGGCGGTTGGATGCTGATCTTGCACGCTTTGAGAACGATCTGCAGGAGAAACTGGACTCGGGTAGCCTGGATAGCTCAGATGAAAAGCAAACTCGAA AAGATAAGAATTTAAAAGACAAGAGGGCATCCCATGGAAGAGACAAGAAAGGATCAGATCAAGACTCGCCCaagcagaaaaaaatgaaaaatgg TGCAAACGTAAGTGATTCTCTGCTCACCATGCACCCATCAGATGTCCTGGATATGCCAGTGGACCCTAATGAACCCACATACTGTTTATGTAGTCAAGTATCATATGGAGAAATGATTGGATGTGACAATTCTGAT TGTCCAATAGAATGGTTTCACTTTGCTTGTGTTGGCCTAACAACCAAACCAAAAGGAAAATG GTACTGCCCACGATGCACCCAAGAGACGAGAAAAAAATAG
- the klhl6 gene encoding kelch-like protein 6 isoform X1: MADTLENNSECPPSAKSEASAGGLSMLESSMQENRQDGQVVFEDSVFAGYLQDGLHSLRLEDSLTDVSLHVQGQSFQCHRVVLAAASHYFRAMFCNDLREKHEENVNIKGIDADTMGILLEYTYTSKVIITKDNVQRMLEAASLFQFPRIVEACASYLAEALHPENCVGVLHLADVHSLESLKAQVYTYIIQKFSQVVDHDEILELPADVLVSLLQHDDLGVTEEEQVFDVVMRWLRAGQDERIAQLPRVLTHVRLPLLDPWYFVERVEGDPLIRQCAEVFPLLQEARVYHLSGKEVSFTKVISERTKPRVREFQSEVFMIIGGCTKDEKFVSEVTCLDPLRRSRLEVAKLPNTDMESENENKKWVEFACVTFRNEVYISGGKETLHDVWKYNASLNKWIQIEYLNTGRWRHKMAVVGGKVYVLGGFDGTQRLNSVEAYDPFHNCWTETAPLMLSVSSFSAASYDKYIFVIGGGPNGKLATNNMQCFDSLSNKWSLKCSMPTEAKCTNAVTFKDAIFVVGGAMKALYSYSPLEDSWTLIIQLGCERASCGIAACNNKLFITGGRDDKNEVIATVLCWNPETKKLTEECVLPRGVSHHGSVTLRKSYTHIRRITPATVTG; the protein is encoded by the exons ATGGCTGACACTTTAGAGAATAACTCTGAGTGCCCTCCATCTGCCAAGAGTGAAGCTTCAGCAGGCGGTCTGAGCATGCTGGAGAGCTCGATGCAGGAGAACCGACAAGATGGGCAGGTTGTGTTCGAAGACTCTGTGTTTGCTGGTTATTTGCAGGATGGACTGCACAGTCTCCGGCTGGAGGACAGCTTAACCGACGTCAGCCTCCACGTACAGGGTCAGAGCTTCCAGTGCCATCGAGTGGTCCTTGCTGCTGCCAGTCATTACTTCAG agCAATGTTTTGTAATGACTTGAGAGAAAAGCATGAAGAAAACGTAAATATTAAAGGCATTGATGCTGACACAATGGGAATCCTGTTAGAATACACTTACACCAGCAAAGTCATCATAACCAAGGACAATGTTCAGAGAATGCTTGAGGCAGCCAGTCTATTTCAG TTTCCGCGTATAGTGGAAGCCTGTGCCAGTTACTTAGCAGAAGCCCTTCACCCGGAAAACTGTGTGGGAGTCCTGCATCTAGCTGATGTGCATTCGCTGGAGTCTTTGAAAGCCCAAGTCTACACCTACATTATCCAAAAGTTCTCTCAAGTGGTGGACCATGATGAGATCCTTGAGCTTCCTGCAGATGTGTTGGTCAGTCTGCTCCAGCATGATGACTTGGGGGTAACAGAAGAGGAGCAGGTGTTTGATGTGGTTATGCGTTGGCTGAGGGCCGGACAGGATGAAAGAATAGCTCAGCTGCCCCGTGTCCTCACACATGTGAGGCTGCCCTTGTTGGACCCATGGTACTTTGTAGAAAGGGTGGAAGGAGACCCTCTGATCCGCCAGTGTGCCGAGGTGTTCCCACTGCTGCAGGAGGCCCGGGTTTATCACCTCTCAGGCAAAGAGGTCAGTTTTACAAAG GTGATCTCAGAGCGCACCAAACCTAGAGTGCGGGAGTTCCAGTCTGAGGTGTTTATGATCATTGGAGGATGTACAAAGGACGAGAAGTTTGTATCTGAGGTGACCTGCCTGGACCCACTACGCAGGAGTCGCTTAGAGGTCGCAAAACTCCCGAACACAGACATGGAATCTGAGAATGAAAATAAGAAGTGGGTGGAGTTTGCGTGTGTCACTTTCAGAAATGAAGTCTACATATCAG gtGGCAAAGAAACTTTGCATGATGTGTGGAAGTATAATGCATCACTAAACAAATGGATCCAGATTGAGTATCTCAACACGGGCCGCTGGAGACACAAGATGGCAGTTGTTGGAGGAAAAGTGTATGTTTTGGGTGGCTTTGATGGAACCCAGAGATTGAACAGCGTTGAAGCCTACGATCCATTTCACAACTGCTGGACAGAG ACAGCACCGCTCATGCTGAGCGTGAGCTCCTTCTCTGCTGCCAGCTATGACAAATACATCTTTGTGATAGGTGGAGGCCCCAATGGCAAGCTAGCCACAAACAACATGCAATGCTTTGATTCCCTATCAAACAAATGGAGTTTAAAATGCTCGATGCCAACTGAGGCCAAATGCACAAACGCAGTGACCTTTAAGGATGCCATTTTTGTTGTTG GCGGCGCGATGAAGGCCTTGTATTCCTACAGTCCTCTGGAAGACTCCTGGACGCTAATAATCCAGCTGGGTTGTGAGAGGGCCAGCTGTGGCATTGCTGCCTGCAATAACAAGCTCTTCATTACTGGTGGCCGCGATGACAAGAACGAAGTGATTGCTACCGTTCTCTGCTGGAACCCGGAGACAAAAAAGTTGACTGAGGAGTGTGTGCTTCCACGTGGAGTATCTCACCATGGCAGTGTGACTCTCAGGAAGTCCTACACACATATACGCAGGATAACGCCTGCAACAGTCACCGGATGA
- the ccnl1b gene encoding cyclin-L1 isoform X2, with protein sequence MSLGVLSPHINTPQNNQGILIGDKVYSEVFLAIDRSIIPEERLSTTPSMLDGLDHKTETDLRILGCELIQSAGILLRLPQVAMATGQVLFQRFFYSKSFIKHSFEIVAMTCVNLASKIEESPRRVRDVINVFHHLKQGKGKKSTPLVLDQNYINTKNQVIKAERRVLKELGFCVHVKHPHKIIVMYLQVLECEKNQMLVQTAWNYMNDALRTNVFVRFEPETIACACIYLAARVLQIPLPSKPYWYLVFGATKEDIREICISTMKLYSREKPNSDQLEKQVDKRKVALEEARLKAKGQNPNGTPALAAIGGFSPASKPSSPREVKVEEKSPNSKLAKESENRQLFPKSPLNGMKKEDSKVFQNGKNHSRSRSRSCSPSRSPHRHRRSHSGTYSSQSSHSPSPRQHKGRRASPVTQLRTERDRQSESSRHSNKRRRSRSRSCSNSRERARDRDYVKHKHDRDHHWDHRERDRDRSHDHGRSKHQSRSHSGHSHSRHRR encoded by the exons ATGTCTCTGGGTGTTTTATCTCCTCATATAAACACTCCACAAAACAACCAAGGCATACTTATCGGCGATAAAGTGTATTCGGAGGTGTTTCTGGCTATCGATCGTTCGATAATACCCGAGGAGAGGCTCTCTACGACCCCGTCCATGCTTGATGGCCTCGACCATAAGACTGAGACAGACCTGCGGATTCTGGGCTGCGAACTCATCCAGTCCGCCGGGATTCTTCTGCGTCTGCCACAG GTGGCGATGGCGACCGGACAAGTCCTTTTTCAACGATTCTTTTACTCGAAGTCCTTCATCAAGCACAGCTTTGAG ATTGTTGCCATGACCTGCGTCAACTTGGCATCAAAGATAGAGGAATCGCCGAGAAGAGTGAGGGATGTGATCAATGTTTTCCATCACCTGAAACAAGGAAAGGGCAAAAA GAGCACCCCTCTTGTCCTTGATCAAAACTACATTAACACCAAGAACCAAGTGATCAAAGCGGAGCGCCGTGTCCTTAAGGAGCTGGGCTTCTGTGTTCACGTCAAACATCCACACAAG ATTATAGTCATGTACCTACAAGTTCTTGAATGTGAGAAGAATCAGATGCTGGTTCAAACGGCATG GAATTATATGAACGATGCCCTCAGAACCAATGTGTTTGTGCGGTTTGAACCTGAGACCATTGCGTGTGCCTGTATTTACCTCGCTGCTCGAGTACTACAG ATTCCTCTTCCTTCCAAGCCGTACTGGTATCTTGTGTTCGGTGCGACTAAGGAAGACATCAGAGAAATATGTATCAGCACGATGAAGCTTTATTCTAGAGAAAAg CCTAACAGTGACCAGCTTGAAAAACAGGTGGATAAGAGGAAGGTGGCCCTAGAGGAGGCAAGATTAAAAGCCAAAGGACAGAATCCCAATGGCACGCCAGCTCTCGCTGCCATTGGTGGATTTTCCCCAGCATCAAAACCCT CTTCTCCAAGAGAAGTGAAGGTTGAAGAAAAATCGCCGAACTCTAAACTAGCGAAGGAGTCTGAGAACAGACAGTTGTTTCCAAAAAGCCCCTTAAATGG CATGAAAAAGGAGGACAGCAAAGTGTTTCAGAATGGGAAGAACCACAGCCGGTCTCGCTCACGATCTTGCTCGCCATCTCGTTCTCCACACAGACA TCGGAGGAGCCACTCAGGAACGTACAGCTCTCAGAGCAGCCACAGCCCATCGCCACGGCAACACAAAGGTCGCAGAGCTTCACCAGTCACGCAGCTCAGGACGGAGcgagacagacagagcgagTCTAGTCGGCACAGCAACAAAAGGAGGCGATCACGGAGCCGATCTTGCAGCAATTCCCGCGAACGAGCACGTGACCGTGACTATGTGAAACACAAGCATGATCGCGATCACCACTGGGACCATCGCGAACGAGACCGTGACAGATCACATGATCACGGACGAAGCAAACACCAGAGCAGGTCACATTCTGGACACAGCCACAGCAGACACAGGAGATGA
- the ccnl1b gene encoding cyclin-L1 isoform X3, producing MSLGVLSPHINTPQNNQGILIGDKVYSEVFLAIDRSIIPEERLSTTPSMLDGLDHKTETDLRILGCELIQSAGILLRLPQVAMATGQVLFQRFFYSKSFIKHSFEIVAMTCVNLASKIEESPRRVRDVINVFHHLKQGKGKKSTPLVLDQNYINTKNQVIKAERRVLKELGFCVHVKHPHKIIVMYLQVLECEKNQMLVQTAWVAHGGKCHRKHPNSSGTRPRNPSHLIGWPFRDCQPIQ from the exons ATGTCTCTGGGTGTTTTATCTCCTCATATAAACACTCCACAAAACAACCAAGGCATACTTATCGGCGATAAAGTGTATTCGGAGGTGTTTCTGGCTATCGATCGTTCGATAATACCCGAGGAGAGGCTCTCTACGACCCCGTCCATGCTTGATGGCCTCGACCATAAGACTGAGACAGACCTGCGGATTCTGGGCTGCGAACTCATCCAGTCCGCCGGGATTCTTCTGCGTCTGCCACAG GTGGCGATGGCGACCGGACAAGTCCTTTTTCAACGATTCTTTTACTCGAAGTCCTTCATCAAGCACAGCTTTGAG ATTGTTGCCATGACCTGCGTCAACTTGGCATCAAAGATAGAGGAATCGCCGAGAAGAGTGAGGGATGTGATCAATGTTTTCCATCACCTGAAACAAGGAAAGGGCAAAAA GAGCACCCCTCTTGTCCTTGATCAAAACTACATTAACACCAAGAACCAAGTGATCAAAGCGGAGCGCCGTGTCCTTAAGGAGCTGGGCTTCTGTGTTCACGTCAAACATCCACACAAG ATTATAGTCATGTACCTACAAGTTCTTGAATGTGAGAAGAATCAGATGCTGGTTCAAACGGCATG GGTAGCCCATGGTGGTAAGTGTCACAGAAAACACCCGAACTCCTCAGGCACAAGACCCAGGAACCCCTCCCACCTCATTGGCTGGCCTTTTCGAGACTGCCAGCCAATCCAGTGA